Proteins found in one Streptomyces sp. NBC_00461 genomic segment:
- a CDS encoding DEDDh family exonuclease, translating into MLEDLTTAASSPTTWPTAYPQGYAVVDVETTGLARDDRIISAAVYRLDARGEVEDHWYTTVNPERDPGPVWIHGLTSEALEGAPLFQDIAEEFATRLDGRVLVAHNAVFDWQMIAREYARAKSEAPVRQRLCTIALSKELGLPLPNHKLESLAAHFGVVQQRAHHALDDARVLAEAFRPSLRAAAARGVRLPLLECRPLTEWSDRPVPRQSGGGYGSYRPTSWRPSRKRPACPHPNPGRYEDGKPLKQGMRVAFSGDTSVERDLLEDRAVEAGLHVATSLSRLTSLLVTNDPDSATSKVVKARQFGTPVVDEAAFGQLLRDVEPADG; encoded by the coding sequence GCGTCCTCCCCGACGACGTGGCCGACCGCGTATCCGCAGGGATACGCGGTCGTTGACGTGGAGACCACCGGACTGGCGCGGGACGACCGGATAATCTCCGCGGCCGTCTACCGGCTGGACGCGCGCGGCGAGGTCGAGGACCACTGGTACACCACTGTCAACCCGGAGCGGGACCCGGGGCCGGTGTGGATCCACGGTCTGACGAGCGAGGCACTGGAGGGCGCGCCCCTCTTCCAGGACATCGCCGAGGAGTTCGCGACCCGGCTGGACGGCAGGGTCCTCGTCGCGCACAACGCCGTCTTCGACTGGCAGATGATCGCGCGGGAGTACGCGCGCGCGAAGAGCGAGGCACCGGTGCGTCAGCGGCTGTGCACCATCGCGCTCTCCAAGGAGCTGGGCCTGCCGCTGCCCAACCACAAGCTGGAGTCGCTGGCCGCCCACTTCGGCGTCGTACAGCAGCGCGCGCACCACGCGCTGGACGACGCGCGCGTGCTGGCGGAGGCGTTCCGGCCGAGCCTGAGGGCCGCGGCGGCGCGGGGCGTACGGCTGCCGCTGCTGGAGTGCCGGCCGCTGACGGAGTGGAGCGACCGGCCGGTGCCGCGTCAGTCCGGCGGTGGCTACGGCAGCTATCGGCCGACCAGTTGGCGTCCGTCCCGCAAAAGGCCCGCATGCCCTCATCCCAACCCGGGGCGTTACGAAGACGGCAAACCGCTCAAGCAGGGCATGCGGGTGGCCTTCTCCGGGGACACCTCGGTCGAGCGCGACCTGTTGGAGGACCGCGCCGTCGAGGCCGGTCTGCATGTCGCGACGAGCCTGTCCCGGCTGACCAGCCTGCTCGTCACGAACGACCCGGACTCGGCCACGTCGAAGGTGGTCAAGGCCCGGCAGTTCGGCACCCCGGTGGTGGACGAGG